TGCGCGTCATCCGCTTCGACAACCGCGACGCCGGGCTCAGCCAGGGCTTCGACGAACTCGGCAAACCCAACCTCGCCGCCGCCGGGCTGCGCCACCTGCTGCACTTGCCCGTGAATGTGCCGTACACGCTGGCCGACATGGCCGCCGACACGGTGGGCCTGATCGATGCGCTGGGCCTGGAACGTGTGCACCTGGTCGGCGCCTCGATGGGCGGCATGATCGCGCAGCACGTCGCGGCCCGGCACCCGCAGCGCGTGGCCAGCCTCGGCCTGATCATGACGACCAGCGGCGCGCGCCACCTGCCGCAGCCGGGCTGGGAGATTCGTGGCTTGCTCATGCAGCGGCCCGACGGCCACGACGCCGAGGCCGTGGTGGCCCACCTCGAGCGCCTGCTGCGCGTGATCGGATCGCCCGGCTACCCGCCCGATCCGGAGCGGCAGCGTCAGCGCCTGCGCGCCACGGTGGCCCGTGCCTGGCGCCCGGCGGGCACTGCGCGCCAGTTGGCCGCGGTGGTGGCCGACGGCGACCGGCGTGCGCTGTTGCCGCTGATTGCCGCGCCCACGGTGGTCGTTCACGGCAATGCCGACCCGCTGGTGCCCGTGGAGGCCGGTCGTGAGCTGGCCCGGCTGATTGCCGGGGCCGAAACCGACTTCATCGCCGGCATGGGCCATGACCTGCCGCTGCCGCTGATGCCGCGGCTGGCCGATCGGATCGCGACCAACGCGCGTCGCGCCTGAAGCGCGCCTCGGGCGGCATCGAAGCGGGGTTTGCGGGCGGTCAGTCCGCCGCCACCTCGCGGCGCGCATGATCGCGCGCATGAGCATCCGCCACCTCGACGCCCTCTTCGACCCCCACTCCGTGGCCCTCATCGGCGCCAGCGACAGGCCGGGCAGCGTCGGCGCCACCGTCTGGCGCAACCTGCGCAGCGCCGGCTTCGAGGGCCCGTGCTGGCCTGTCAACCCGCGGCGCGACACCGTGGGTGGCGAACACGCCTACGCCCGCGTCGCGGCGCTGCCGTCGGCGCCCGAGCTGGCCGTCGTGTGCGTGCCGCCGGCGGCGGTGCCGGGCGTGATCGCCGAGCTGGGCGAGCGCGGCACCCGCGCTGCCGTCGTGCTGACGGCGGGCCTGTCGCGGCAGCAGCAGCAGGCCATGCTCGACGCCGCCCGGCCCCACCTGCTGCGCATCCTGGGCCCCAACGGCCTGGGACTGATCGCGCCGCACGCACGGCTGAACGCCAGCTTTGCCCACGTCGGCGT
The genomic region above belongs to Ideonella sp. WA131b and contains:
- a CDS encoding alpha/beta fold hydrolase; translated protein: MRLVAANGTALEVDDQGPPSAEPMLLVMGLGMQLVAWPDELVQGLLAQGLRVIRFDNRDAGLSQGFDELGKPNLAAAGLRHLLHLPVNVPYTLADMAADTVGLIDALGLERVHLVGASMGGMIAQHVAARHPQRVASLGLIMTTSGARHLPQPGWEIRGLLMQRPDGHDAEAVVAHLERLLRVIGSPGYPPDPERQRQRLRATVARAWRPAGTARQLAAVVADGDRRALLPLIAAPTVVVHGNADPLVPVEAGRELARLIAGAETDFIAGMGHDLPLPLMPRLADRIATNARRA